A window of Nitrospiria bacterium genomic DNA:
CTCAGATTTCGAAAGGGGGATCGTTCACGCTGACCAGCGGCATTTTGAGCCTTGAACCCATGCCGGGAAGCGCGGCGATCAGTCCCGTGAATGCCGGGATCGAAGGCTTCGTCCGCGCGGCGGCCCTGGAGCTGCCGCGCGGCGTTCGCGTCAACGCGGTCAGCCCTCCGTGGGTCAAGGAAACGCTCGTGGCGCTGGGCATGGATCCCGCACCCGGGATGCCGGCGGCCGCGGTGGCCAGGGCGTATGCGGAAAGCGTGGAGGGCGCGAAGAACGGCGCCGTGATCGACGCCCGCGCCTTTGCC
This region includes:
- a CDS encoding SDR family oxidoreductase, producing QISKGGSFTLTSGILSLEPMPGSAAISPVNAGIEGFVRAAALELPRGVRVNAVSPPWVKETLVALGMDPAPGMPAAAVARAYAESVEGAKNGAVIDARAFA